Proteins encoded by one window of Salvia splendens isolate huo1 chromosome 5, SspV2, whole genome shotgun sequence:
- the LOC121802548 gene encoding calmodulin-like protein 30 isoform X1, translating into MNITISHIGVHKKLNLLYKFLGPLLLSPIGFRMEPMNFYRFSRDRQPVYMPTVDELKQVFNKFDSNRDGKISPEEYQAILKALGKRNLVRIEVQKIFEVADLDRDGFIDFNEFVEMQKKDGGVKTGDLHRAFQDFDKDNNGKITVEEVYELLRRLGERCSLQDCQKMVRAVDANGDGAIDSDEFITMMTRTMIRY; encoded by the exons atgaatataacaaTATCTCATATCGGTGTACACAAAAAACTTAATCTATTATATAAGTTTCTTGGACCTCtactcctatcaccaattggttttaggatggaacccatgaatTTCTATCGGTTCTCTCGGGACAGGCAGCCTGTCTACATGCCGACTGTAGACGAGCTGAAGCAAGTTTTCAACAAGTTCGATTCCAACAGAGATGGGAAGATATCTCCTGAGGAGTACCAGGCTATACTGAAGGCCTTGGGGAAGAGGAATCTGGTGAGGATCGAAGTGCAGAAGATATTCGAGGTTGCAGATTTGGACAGGGATGGTTTCATCGACTTCAACGAGTTTGTGGAGATGCAGAAAAAGGATGGTGGGGTGAAGACTGGGGATCTGCACCGTGCTTTCCAGGACTTTGACAAGGATAACAATGGGAAGATCACGGTGGAGGAGGTGTACGAGCTGCTGCGGAGGCTTGGGGAGAGATGCAGCCTACAAGACTGCCAGAAAATGGTCCGAGCTGTGGATGCCAATGGCGATGGTGCGATCGACTCGGATGAGTTCATCACTATGATGACTCGAACCATGATTAGATACTA A
- the LOC121802321 gene encoding uncharacterized protein LOC121802321 isoform X2, with product MLPEPDSSSQYSSLHLHKFRNDTFDRLPVEKKCLIREFEGNVLVERGTFTLEIERIIFSGVGMRSSLLLITSVSVLLYRSVYIVCRECLEMSVCSLLARMNTMNLPCHNLSHEGFM from the exons ATGCTACCTGAACCAGATTCATCTTCTCAGTATTCAAGCCTCCATCTTCACAAATTTCGAAACGATACG TTTGATCGTCTACCGGTGGAGAAGAAATGtttgattcgcgaattcgaaGGCAATGTTCTAGTTGAACG GGGAACGTTTACACTAGAGATCGAGCGGATAATCTTTAGTGGAGTCGGAATGAGGAGCTCCTTGTTGCTAATTACAA GTGTGAGTGTTCTGTTATACAGGTCAGTGTATATTGTATGCAGAGAGTGCTTGGAGATGTCAGTATGTTCGTTGTTGGCAAGGATGAATACGATGAACTTGCCT TGTCATAACCTCAGCCATGAAGGATTTATGTGA
- the LOC121802321 gene encoding uncharacterized protein LOC121802321 isoform X1, with amino-acid sequence MLPEPDSSSQYSSLHLHKFRNDTFDRLPVEKKCLIREFEGNVLVERRGTFTLEIERIIFSGVGMRSSLLLITSVSVLLYRSVYIVCRECLEMSVCSLLARMNTMNLPCHNLSHEGFM; translated from the exons ATGCTACCTGAACCAGATTCATCTTCTCAGTATTCAAGCCTCCATCTTCACAAATTTCGAAACGATACG TTTGATCGTCTACCGGTGGAGAAGAAATGtttgattcgcgaattcgaaGGCAATGTTCTAGTTGAACG CAGGGGAACGTTTACACTAGAGATCGAGCGGATAATCTTTAGTGGAGTCGGAATGAGGAGCTCCTTGTTGCTAATTACAA GTGTGAGTGTTCTGTTATACAGGTCAGTGTATATTGTATGCAGAGAGTGCTTGGAGATGTCAGTATGTTCGTTGTTGGCAAGGATGAATACGATGAACTTGCCT TGTCATAACCTCAGCCATGAAGGATTTATGTGA
- the LOC121802321 gene encoding uncharacterized protein LOC121802321 isoform X3, with protein MLPEPDSSSQYSSLHLHKFRNDTFDRLPVEKKCLIREFEGNVLVERCECSVIQVSVYCMQRVLGDVSMFVVGKDEYDELALS; from the exons ATGCTACCTGAACCAGATTCATCTTCTCAGTATTCAAGCCTCCATCTTCACAAATTTCGAAACGATACG TTTGATCGTCTACCGGTGGAGAAGAAATGtttgattcgcgaattcgaaGGCAATGTTCTAGTTGAACG GTGTGAGTGTTCTGTTATACAGGTCAGTGTATATTGTATGCAGAGAGTGCTTGGAGATGTCAGTATGTTCGTTGTTGGCAAGGATGAATACGATGAACTTGCCT TGTCATAA
- the LOC121802432 gene encoding uncharacterized protein LOC121802432, with translation MNADSHRAAKAANPPVLPWQSYDPSPWYGEDNPHVELPEYMIGVEQANNEENDDYDDDDEEEEIPCHDEVGTSNPRRRYQQEREDEDMSSLTERVDQMEVRQEEYWARNEARWEQHEINWNQFTYFNNAQWVNLNARLDERQHLPPPPH, from the coding sequence ATGAATGCCGACTCCCACAGAGCTGCCAAGGCAGCCAATCCACCTGTTCTCCCATGGCAGTCATATGACCCGAGTCCGTGGTATGGGGAAGACAACCCTCATGTGGAGCTCCCCGAGTACATGATTGGAGTTGAGCAGGCGAACAATGAAGAAAATGATGAttacgatgatgatgatgaagaggagGAGATCCCCTGCCATGATGAGGTCGGCACGAGCAATCCGAGGAGAAGATATCAACAAGAGCGGGAGGACGAGGATATGAGTTCTCTCACCGAGAGAGTGGACCAGATGGAGGTTAGACAGGAGGAGTATTGGGCTCGGAATGAAGCCCGTTGGGAGCAGCACGAGATAAATTGGAATCAATTCACTTATTTCAACAACGCGCAATGGGTCAACCTAAACGCCCGGCTCGATGAGAGGCAACATCTGCCTCCTCCGCCGCATTGA
- the LOC121803328 gene encoding cyclin-dependent kinase inhibitor 7-like encodes MEEFLKRCESVRVKCRVAKEEDMLLSFSKKRKLDNDSCESVSPSCCSNSKHEDSSDVVEMSPRSADLENADSHSAEISTSTGRVLSREATPTSELYGDSEHILLQLPSPNKESSMPSAEELDGFFFAAAEKYKQKRFAEKYNYDIVKDVPLEGRYHWVRLLP; translated from the exons ATGGAGGAATTCTTGAAGAGATGCGAGAGCGTGAGAGTCAAGTGTAGAGTAGCGAAGGAGGAAGACATGCTGTTGAGCTTCAGCAAGAAGAGGAAGCTCGATAATGACAGCTGCGAATCGGTGTCGCCATCCTGTTGCTCTAACTCTAAGCATGAGGACTCAAGCGACGTCGTAGAGATGAGTCCGAGATCAGCAGATCTGGAG AATGCTGATTCGCACTCCGCTGAAATTTCCACTTCCACCGGTCGTGTTTTAAG TAGAGAGGCGACTCCAACTAGCGAGCTATACGGAGACTCGGAGCATATTTTGTTGCAGCTACCGTCGCCCAACAAAGAATCATCGATGCCTTCGGCGGAGGAGCTGGACGGGTTCTTCTTCGCAGCGGCAGAAAAGTATAAGCAGAAACGATTCGCTGAAAA GTACAACTATGATATTGTAAAGGACGTTCCATTGGAAGGCAGGTATCATTGGGTTCGTTTACTTCCTTGA
- the LOC121802074 gene encoding prostaglandin reductase-3-like isoform X1, with product MELKAGLSAIVTGGGAGIGRALTIALAHEGIFITIIDFSQEKGIEAASLAEEQVRKFHADLKFPAVLFFRCDVSNSNELAAAFRKHVETYGGLDLCINCAGIANPLSFYEDQTDGFKSWRRVVDINFVALVESTRLAIRAMKDVKKPGVIINVGSASGLYPMYADPIYSGTKGGVVLFTRSLALYKRQGIRVNVLCPEYVQTELTAKMDAKYIDTFGGYMSTEMVVKGAFDLISDESKAGACLWISNKRGFEYWPTPAEEEKYRVRPKASRKKSADVLQVNVQIPRSFDKIVVHTLNHNFQSATRVVRAPLRLPLKPDHVLMKIIYAGVNASDVNFSSGRYFSGSSKDTASLLPFDAGFEAVGIIAAIGDSVKHVKVGTPAATMTNGSYAEFTAVPSKNILPVARPDPEVVAMLTSGLTASIALEKAAQMDSSKTVLITAAAGGTGQFAVQLAKLAGNKVIATCGVKDKARLLKDLGVDRVIDYKAENIKTVLKDEFPKGVDIIYESVGGEMFDLCLNALATYGRLIVIGMISQYQGEDGWKPKNYTGLCEKILAKSQTVTGFFLVQYAHFWQEHLDKLMDLYTSRKLKVIVDPKTFLGVHSVADAVNYLHSGHSVGKVVVCMDPMYSNRLAKL from the exons ATGGAGCTTAAGGCCGGTCTCTCAGCTATCGTCACGGGCGGCGGCGCCGGAATTGGCCGAGCACTGACGATTGCTCTCGCGCATGAAGGAATTTTCATCACAATAATTGATTTTTCGCAAGAGAAAGGGATAGAGGCTGCATCACTGGCCGAAGAACAAGTCCGGAAGTTCCACGCCGACCTGAAATTCCCGGCGGTTCTGTTCTTCCGATGCGACGTCTCCAACTCAA ATGAACTTGCGGCTGCTTTCCGTAAGCATGTGGAGACTTATGGAGGATTGGATCTCTGTATCAACTGTGCTGGAATCGCGAATCCGCTCTCTTTCTATGAGGATCAGACTGACGGATTTAAATCTTGGAGGCGTGTTGTAGATATCAATTTTGTTGCACTGGTTGAATCCACGCGCCTCGCG ATTCGAGCAATGAAAGATGTTAAGAAACCCGGTGTGATCATTAATGTTGGATCTGCTTCGGGTTTATACCCAATGTATGCTGACCCTATTTACTCTGGCACGAAAG GGGGAGTAGTTCTATTCACCAGATCACTTGCTCTTTACAAGCGTCAAGGAATCCGTGTTAATGTCCTTTGCCCTGAA TATGTTCAAACCGAATTGACCGCTAAGATGGACGCTAAGTACATTGATACGTTTGGCGGCTATATGAGTACGGAGATGGTTGTGAAAG GAGCCTTCGACCTTATTAGCGATGAAAGTAAAGCTGGGGCTTGCTTGTGGATATCCAATAAAAGGGGCTTTGAGTACTGGCCAACTCCCGCAGAAGAAGAGAAATACCGAGTTCGTCCCAAGGCTTCTAGGAAAAAGTCTGCAGATGTTTTGCAAGTGAATGTTCAAATCCCTCGAAGTTTTGATAAGAT AGTTGTTCACACTCTCAATCACAATTTCCAAAGTGCAACAAGAGTAGTGCGGGCACCCTTGAGATTGCCACTTAAACCGGATCATGTTCTTATGAAGATCATATATGCTGGGGTCAATGCTAGTGAT GTGAATTTTAGCTCTGGAAGATACTTTAGTGGGAGTAGTAAAGACACTGCTTCCTTGCTTCCCTTTGATGCTGGCTTTGAG GCGGTGGGTATAATTGCTGCTATAGGGGATTCAGTCAAGCACGTAAAGGTTGGGACTCCAGCTGCAACTATGACAAATGGCAGTTATGCTGAATTCACAGCG GTTCCTTCAAAGAACATCCTTCCTGTGGCAAGACCAGATCCAGAAGTTGTTGCTATGCTCACATCTGGGCTAACAGCCTCAATAGCTTTAGAAAAG GCAGCTCAAATGGACTCGAGTAAAACAGTTCTGATCACTGCTGCTGCAGGAGGAACTGGGCAGTTTGCGGTCCAG CTGGCAAAATTAGCCGGAAATAAGGTTATTGCAACTTGTGGAGTAAAAGACAAGGCCAGGCTTTTGAAGGATTTGGGAGTGGATAGAGTAATCGACTACAAAGCTGAGAATATCAAGACT GTTTTGAAAGATGAATTCCCTAAAGGTGTTGATATAATATATGAGTCTGTTGGTGGTGAAATGTTTGATCTATGCTTAAATGCTTTGGCAACCTACGGACGTCTTATTGTGATTGGGATGATTTCTCAG TATCAAGGGGAAGATGGGTGGAAGCCAAAAAATTATACTGGATTGTGTGAAAAGATTTTAGCTAAGAGCCAGACTGTG ACTGGTTTTTTTCTAGTGCAATATGCACACTTCTGGCAAGAACACCTAGATAAGCTAATGGATCTCTACACCTCCAGGAAGCTGAAG GTCATTGTCGACCCCAAGACATTCTTGGGAGTTCATTCCGTTGCTGATGCAGTTAATTATCTTCATTCTGGTCATAGTGTCGGCAAG GTCGTTGTATGCATGGATCCAATGTACAGTAATCGCCTTGCAAAATTATGA
- the LOC121802074 gene encoding uncharacterized protein LOC121802074 isoform X2 → MELKAGLSAIVTGGGAGIGRALTIALAHEGIFITIIDFSQEKGIEAASLAEEQVRKFHADLKFPAVLFFRCDVSNSNELAAAFRKHVETYGGLDLCINCAGIANPLSFYEDQTDGFKSWRRVVDINFVALVESTRLAIRAMKDVKKPGVIINVGSASGLYPMYADPIYSGTKGGVVLFTRSLALYKRQGIRVNVLCPEYVQTELTAKMDAKYIDTFGGYMSTEMVVKGAFDLISDESKAGACLWISNKRGFEYWPTPAEEEKYRVRPKASRKKSADVLQVNVQIPRSFDKIVVHTLNHNFQSATRVVRAPLRLPLKPDHVLMKIIYAGVNASDVNFSSGRYFSGSSKDTASLLPFDAGFEAVGIIAAIGDSVKHVKVGTPAATMTNGSYAEFTAVPSKNILPVARPDPEVVAMLTSGLTASIALEKAAQMDSSKTVLITAAAGGTGQFAVQLAKLAGNKVIATCGVKDKARLLKDLGVDRVIDYKAENIKTVLKDEFPKGVDIIYESVGGEMFDLCLNALATYGRLIVIGMISQTGLLTGVVNFMFVSNPLQS, encoded by the exons ATGGAGCTTAAGGCCGGTCTCTCAGCTATCGTCACGGGCGGCGGCGCCGGAATTGGCCGAGCACTGACGATTGCTCTCGCGCATGAAGGAATTTTCATCACAATAATTGATTTTTCGCAAGAGAAAGGGATAGAGGCTGCATCACTGGCCGAAGAACAAGTCCGGAAGTTCCACGCCGACCTGAAATTCCCGGCGGTTCTGTTCTTCCGATGCGACGTCTCCAACTCAA ATGAACTTGCGGCTGCTTTCCGTAAGCATGTGGAGACTTATGGAGGATTGGATCTCTGTATCAACTGTGCTGGAATCGCGAATCCGCTCTCTTTCTATGAGGATCAGACTGACGGATTTAAATCTTGGAGGCGTGTTGTAGATATCAATTTTGTTGCACTGGTTGAATCCACGCGCCTCGCG ATTCGAGCAATGAAAGATGTTAAGAAACCCGGTGTGATCATTAATGTTGGATCTGCTTCGGGTTTATACCCAATGTATGCTGACCCTATTTACTCTGGCACGAAAG GGGGAGTAGTTCTATTCACCAGATCACTTGCTCTTTACAAGCGTCAAGGAATCCGTGTTAATGTCCTTTGCCCTGAA TATGTTCAAACCGAATTGACCGCTAAGATGGACGCTAAGTACATTGATACGTTTGGCGGCTATATGAGTACGGAGATGGTTGTGAAAG GAGCCTTCGACCTTATTAGCGATGAAAGTAAAGCTGGGGCTTGCTTGTGGATATCCAATAAAAGGGGCTTTGAGTACTGGCCAACTCCCGCAGAAGAAGAGAAATACCGAGTTCGTCCCAAGGCTTCTAGGAAAAAGTCTGCAGATGTTTTGCAAGTGAATGTTCAAATCCCTCGAAGTTTTGATAAGAT AGTTGTTCACACTCTCAATCACAATTTCCAAAGTGCAACAAGAGTAGTGCGGGCACCCTTGAGATTGCCACTTAAACCGGATCATGTTCTTATGAAGATCATATATGCTGGGGTCAATGCTAGTGAT GTGAATTTTAGCTCTGGAAGATACTTTAGTGGGAGTAGTAAAGACACTGCTTCCTTGCTTCCCTTTGATGCTGGCTTTGAG GCGGTGGGTATAATTGCTGCTATAGGGGATTCAGTCAAGCACGTAAAGGTTGGGACTCCAGCTGCAACTATGACAAATGGCAGTTATGCTGAATTCACAGCG GTTCCTTCAAAGAACATCCTTCCTGTGGCAAGACCAGATCCAGAAGTTGTTGCTATGCTCACATCTGGGCTAACAGCCTCAATAGCTTTAGAAAAG GCAGCTCAAATGGACTCGAGTAAAACAGTTCTGATCACTGCTGCTGCAGGAGGAACTGGGCAGTTTGCGGTCCAG CTGGCAAAATTAGCCGGAAATAAGGTTATTGCAACTTGTGGAGTAAAAGACAAGGCCAGGCTTTTGAAGGATTTGGGAGTGGATAGAGTAATCGACTACAAAGCTGAGAATATCAAGACT GTTTTGAAAGATGAATTCCCTAAAGGTGTTGATATAATATATGAGTCTGTTGGTGGTGAAATGTTTGATCTATGCTTAAATGCTTTGGCAACCTACGGACGTCTTATTGTGATTGGGATGATTTCTCAG ACTGGTTTGCTTACAGGTGTTGTCAATTTCATGTTTGTTTCTAATCCATTGCAATCATAA
- the LOC121802548 gene encoding calmodulin-like protein 30 isoform X2, with protein sequence MPSFSFLDLQYNLSKKKLLKKMEPMNFYRFSRDRQPVYMPTVDELKQVFNKFDSNRDGKISPEEYQAILKALGKRNLVRIEVQKIFEVADLDRDGFIDFNEFVEMQKKDGGVKTGDLHRAFQDFDKDNNGKITVEEVYELLRRLGERCSLQDCQKMVRAVDANGDGAIDSDEFITMMTRTMIRY encoded by the exons ATGCCCAGTTTCAGTTTCCTCGACCTGCAGTACAATCTGTCAAAAAAGAAGTTGTTGAAGAA gatggaacccatgaatTTCTATCGGTTCTCTCGGGACAGGCAGCCTGTCTACATGCCGACTGTAGACGAGCTGAAGCAAGTTTTCAACAAGTTCGATTCCAACAGAGATGGGAAGATATCTCCTGAGGAGTACCAGGCTATACTGAAGGCCTTGGGGAAGAGGAATCTGGTGAGGATCGAAGTGCAGAAGATATTCGAGGTTGCAGATTTGGACAGGGATGGTTTCATCGACTTCAACGAGTTTGTGGAGATGCAGAAAAAGGATGGTGGGGTGAAGACTGGGGATCTGCACCGTGCTTTCCAGGACTTTGACAAGGATAACAATGGGAAGATCACGGTGGAGGAGGTGTACGAGCTGCTGCGGAGGCTTGGGGAGAGATGCAGCCTACAAGACTGCCAGAAAATGGTCCGAGCTGTGGATGCCAATGGCGATGGTGCGATCGACTCGGATGAGTTCATCACTATGATGACTCGAACCATGATTAGATACTAG